The following are encoded together in the Halomonas halophila genome:
- a CDS encoding nitrate reductase, whose product MQQARTTCPYCGVGCGVTADIEGGRITDVEGDGDHPANHGRLCVKGAALAETLGDHGRLTRPRVDGVEVDWDTALDAVASRLQATRASAGDHAVAAYLSGQLLTEDYYVANKLFKGFLGTPHLDTNSRLCMASAVAAYKRSLGADAVPCSYEDLEEAELVVLVGSNLAWNHPVLYQRLRTAKSRNPLMRVVVIDPRVTDSCEIADLYLGLRPGTDARLFTGLLAWMADKGRLDDVYLVQHTAGLDEALAAAREDDVSISAIAADCDVDAERLETFFYWFASQLHVVTLYSQGINQSSSGTDKCQAIINCHLAGGKIGLPGAGPFSITGQPNAMGGREVGGLANQLAAHMDYDSVGAPDRVTRFWATEHLTPSLPEAPGHKAVALFEAIERGEIQALWVMATNPAVSLPDANRVRAALEKCPLVIVSECMADTDLLPYADIVLPASSWSEKDGTMTNSERRISRQRGMLPPPGEARHDWWIVCEAARRLGFGEAFDYSHPGDIFAEHARLSGFENAPGVPGSEARLFDISALAELDRAGYDALAPIQWPVTAASPRGTARLFEDGRFATADGRARLLPVRPRGPEQALSAERPLRLNTGRVRDQWHTMTRTARAPRLMNHRAEPFIEITPEDAAAFGVGDQQLAKLTGAGGEYSARVRLTKGQRRGEAFVPMHWTDRFSGAARTGSLLAAHLDPISGQPESKHGAVSLAPLAVGWEATLLIAPGESGEAGDFEGRDDGAYWARIPLAHCQRWQLAGGEPGDQRDWLAWARHWLPTAPTLWSDDPAGGRLRAAGLEGGRLRWWLMVAPPAELPGLAWLDARFAEDALEGDARRRLLAGCDAGEADVGPLVCSCHQVGQTTIVEAIRAGDASVEALGARLACGTQCGSCIPELKSLLEEHASDTVDAGADTDSQTPDANTQEESGHARSEQAKTPVRVA is encoded by the coding sequence ATGCAACAGGCGCGCACCACTTGCCCCTACTGCGGCGTCGGCTGCGGCGTGACCGCCGACATCGAGGGCGGACGAATCACCGACGTGGAGGGCGACGGCGACCACCCGGCCAACCACGGGCGGTTGTGCGTCAAGGGGGCGGCGCTGGCCGAGACCCTGGGCGATCATGGCCGCCTGACGCGGCCACGGGTCGATGGCGTCGAGGTCGACTGGGACACCGCGCTCGATGCGGTGGCCAGCCGCCTCCAGGCCACCCGAGCATCCGCCGGCGATCACGCCGTGGCGGCCTATCTCTCCGGCCAGCTGCTGACCGAGGACTATTACGTCGCCAACAAGCTGTTCAAGGGCTTTCTCGGCACGCCGCACCTGGATACCAACTCGCGGCTGTGCATGGCCTCGGCGGTGGCCGCCTACAAGCGTTCGCTGGGCGCCGATGCCGTGCCCTGCAGCTACGAGGACCTGGAGGAGGCCGAGCTGGTGGTACTGGTGGGCTCCAACCTGGCCTGGAACCACCCGGTGCTCTACCAGCGGCTGCGCACCGCCAAGAGCCGCAACCCGCTGATGCGGGTGGTTGTGATCGACCCGCGGGTCACCGACAGCTGCGAGATCGCCGACCTGTATCTGGGACTCAGGCCCGGCACTGATGCCCGGCTGTTCACCGGCCTGCTGGCGTGGATGGCCGACAAGGGCCGGCTCGACGACGTCTATCTGGTGCAGCATACCGCCGGGCTCGACGAGGCCCTGGCCGCGGCCCGCGAGGACGACGTGTCCATCTCGGCCATCGCCGCCGACTGCGACGTCGACGCCGAGCGCCTGGAGACCTTCTTCTACTGGTTCGCCAGCCAGCTGCACGTGGTGACCCTCTATTCCCAGGGCATCAACCAGTCGTCCAGCGGCACCGACAAGTGCCAGGCGATCATCAACTGCCACCTGGCCGGCGGCAAGATCGGCCTGCCCGGCGCCGGGCCCTTCTCGATCACCGGCCAGCCCAACGCCATGGGCGGCCGCGAGGTGGGCGGGCTGGCCAACCAGCTCGCCGCCCACATGGACTACGACTCGGTCGGCGCCCCCGACCGCGTGACGCGCTTCTGGGCCACCGAGCATCTGACGCCGAGCCTGCCCGAGGCGCCGGGGCACAAGGCGGTGGCGCTGTTCGAGGCCATCGAGCGCGGCGAGATCCAGGCGCTGTGGGTGATGGCCACCAACCCGGCGGTCAGCCTGCCCGACGCCAATCGGGTGCGGGCGGCGCTCGAGAAGTGCCCGCTGGTGATCGTCTCCGAATGCATGGCCGACACCGACCTGCTGCCCTATGCCGATATCGTGCTGCCGGCGTCGTCGTGGTCGGAGAAGGATGGCACCATGACCAACTCCGAGCGGCGCATCTCGCGCCAGCGCGGCATGCTGCCGCCGCCCGGGGAGGCGCGCCACGACTGGTGGATCGTCTGCGAGGCGGCGCGCCGGCTGGGCTTCGGCGAGGCCTTCGACTACAGCCACCCCGGCGATATCTTCGCCGAGCACGCGCGGCTCTCCGGCTTCGAGAACGCCCCCGGCGTCCCGGGCAGCGAGGCGCGGCTGTTCGACATCTCGGCGCTGGCGGAGCTCGACCGCGCCGGTTATGACGCCCTGGCGCCGATCCAGTGGCCGGTGACCGCCGCATCGCCCCGTGGCACCGCACGGCTGTTCGAGGACGGCCGCTTCGCCACCGCGGACGGCCGGGCACGACTGCTGCCGGTGCGACCGCGCGGCCCCGAGCAGGCGCTCAGCGCCGAGCGCCCGCTGCGCCTCAACACCGGCCGGGTGCGCGACCAGTGGCACACCATGACCCGCACCGCCCGGGCGCCGCGGCTGATGAATCACCGCGCCGAGCCCTTCATCGAGATCACTCCGGAAGACGCGGCGGCGTTCGGCGTGGGCGACCAGCAGCTGGCGAAGCTGACCGGCGCCGGCGGCGAGTATAGCGCCCGGGTAAGACTGACCAAGGGCCAGCGCCGCGGCGAGGCCTTCGTGCCCATGCACTGGACCGACCGCTTCAGCGGCGCGGCGCGCACCGGCAGCCTGCTCGCCGCCCATCTCGACCCGATCTCCGGCCAGCCTGAATCGAAGCACGGCGCGGTGAGCCTGGCGCCGCTGGCGGTGGGCTGGGAGGCGACCCTGCTGATCGCCCCCGGCGAATCCGGCGAGGCCGGCGACTTCGAGGGCCGCGACGACGGCGCCTACTGGGCGCGCATCCCGCTGGCCCACTGCCAGCGCTGGCAGCTGGCCGGGGGCGAGCCTGGCGACCAGAGAGACTGGCTGGCCTGGGCACGCCACTGGCTGCCTACGGCGCCGACCCTGTGGAGCGACGATCCGGCCGGCGGCCGGCTGCGCGCCGCGGGCCTCGAGGGCGGCCGGCTGCGCTGGTGGCTGATGGTGGCGCCGCCCGCCGAACTGCCGGGTCTGGCCTGGCTCGACGCGCGCTTCGCCGAGGACGCGCTCGAGGGCGACGCGCGCCGTCGGCTGCTGGCCGGCTGCGACGCCGGCGAGGCCGATGTCGGCCCGCTGGTGTGCAGCTGCCATCAGGTGGGCCAGACGACCATCGTCGAGGCCATCCGCGCCGGCGACGCCAGCGTCGAGGCGCTGGGTGCGCGGCTCGCCTGCGGCACCCAGTGCGGCAGCTGCATTCCCGAGCTCAAGTCGCTGCTAGAGGAGCATGCTTCGGACACCGTCGACGCCGGCGCCGATACCGATTCCCAGACGCCCGATGCCAATACACAAGAGGAGAGTGGCCATGCGCGCTCCGAGCAAGCCAAGACCCCCGTTCGCGTCGCCTGA
- the cobA gene encoding uroporphyrinogen-III C-methyltransferase encodes MARLGSARLGLGLSPRWRSGRVGEAEDDAARLSLRGECRPGRVYLVGAGSGDVELLTLKAARLLAQADAVVYDRLVGKEVLALIPAGRERYYVGKASGHHSVPQDEIGALLVTLAGQGKSVVRLKGGDPGVFGRMGEELAALAEAGVSAEIVPGITAASAACASMGIPLTDRAHAQQLRFITAQLCREGGAPDWQALARRDETLVFYMGLAKVEAICAGLRGAGLPDDWPIMLVANASQPEQAALVGTLGDMPARLAETPLPSPCLIVVGSVVRMADWTPAPWPPAWASPLAQRASSSCHARGASSRV; translated from the coding sequence CTGGCACGGCTGGGTTCGGCTAGGTTGGGGCTGGGCCTGTCGCCCCGCTGGAGGTCCGGTCGCGTCGGCGAAGCGGAGGATGATGCCGCGCGTCTCTCGCTGCGCGGCGAGTGTCGCCCCGGGCGGGTCTATCTGGTCGGCGCCGGCAGCGGCGACGTCGAGCTGCTGACGCTGAAGGCCGCGCGGCTGCTGGCTCAGGCCGATGCCGTGGTCTACGACCGGCTGGTCGGCAAGGAGGTGCTGGCGCTGATTCCCGCCGGCCGCGAGCGCTACTATGTCGGCAAGGCCAGCGGCCACCACAGCGTGCCCCAGGACGAGATCGGCGCGCTGCTGGTGACGCTGGCGGGGCAGGGCAAGTCGGTGGTGCGTCTCAAGGGCGGCGATCCCGGGGTGTTCGGCCGCATGGGCGAGGAGCTCGCCGCCCTGGCCGAGGCCGGCGTCTCGGCGGAGATCGTCCCCGGCATCACCGCCGCCTCGGCGGCCTGCGCCTCGATGGGCATCCCGCTGACCGATCGCGCCCATGCCCAGCAGCTGCGCTTCATCACCGCGCAGCTGTGCCGCGAGGGCGGGGCGCCGGATTGGCAGGCGCTGGCCCGCCGCGACGAGACCCTGGTGTTCTACATGGGCCTGGCCAAGGTCGAGGCGATCTGCGCCGGGCTGCGTGGCGCGGGGCTGCCCGACGACTGGCCGATCATGCTGGTGGCCAACGCCAGCCAGCCCGAGCAGGCCGCGCTGGTCGGCACCCTGGGCGACATGCCGGCGCGCCTCGCCGAGACGCCGCTGCCGTCCCCCTGCCTGATCGTGGTGGGCAGCGTGGTGCGCATGGCCGATTGGACGCCGGCCCCGTGGCCGCCGGCGTGGGCCTCGCCGCTGGCCCAGCGTGCGTCATCTTCCTGTCACGCCCGTGGCGCATCATCCCGAGTCTGA
- a CDS encoding GFA family protein codes for MHDAMTLTGSCLCGAVALEVQASRQNIGACHCQMCRTWGGGPLLALESVSSVHLEGEDNVTVFASSDWAERAFCRHCGTHLFYRLKTGEHYAVPAGLVDVGQAWTFDSQIFIDEKPPWYAFANDTRDLTGREVFEAFERGDD; via the coding sequence ATGCACGACGCCATGACCCTGACCGGAAGCTGCCTGTGCGGCGCCGTGGCCCTCGAGGTGCAGGCCTCGCGCCAGAACATCGGCGCCTGCCACTGCCAGATGTGTCGCACCTGGGGCGGCGGGCCGCTGCTGGCGCTGGAATCAGTCTCGAGCGTCCATCTCGAGGGCGAGGACAACGTCACCGTCTTCGCCTCCTCGGACTGGGCCGAACGCGCCTTCTGCCGCCACTGCGGCACGCATCTGTTCTATCGCCTCAAGACCGGCGAGCACTATGCGGTGCCGGCGGGGCTGGTCGATGTAGGCCAGGCCTGGACCTTCGACAGCCAGATCTTCATCGACGAGAAGCCCCCCTGGTACGCCTTCGCCAACGACACCCGCGACCTCACCGGTCGCGAGGTGTTCGAGGCCTTCGAGCGAGGCGACGACTGA
- a CDS encoding peroxiredoxin, whose translation MTIATGDRLPDVTIKTNGPKGPEDLAIGDFFAGRKVVLFAVPGAFTPGCSNTHMPGFVVHADDILAAGADAIACMAVNDAFVMDAWQKDQNAQAMTMLADGNAEFTRALGLDMDASGGGMGTRSKRFALVANDGVVEYLGVDTQKGVIEASSADAILAHLKG comes from the coding sequence ATGACGATCGCCACCGGTGACCGCCTCCCCGACGTCACGATCAAGACCAACGGTCCCAAGGGCCCCGAGGACCTCGCCATCGGCGACTTCTTCGCCGGCCGCAAGGTCGTGCTGTTCGCCGTGCCCGGCGCCTTCACCCCGGGCTGCTCCAACACCCACATGCCGGGCTTCGTGGTGCACGCCGATGACATCCTCGCCGCCGGCGCCGATGCCATCGCCTGCATGGCGGTCAATGACGCCTTCGTGATGGATGCCTGGCAGAAGGACCAGAACGCCCAGGCGATGACCATGCTGGCCGACGGCAACGCCGAGTTCACCCGCGCCCTGGGCCTCGACATGGACGCCAGCGGCGGCGGCATGGGCACGCGCAGCAAGCGCTTCGCGCTGGTCGCCAACGACGGCGTGGTGGAATATCTGGGCGTCGACACCCAGAAGGGCGTGATCGAGGCCAGCAGCGCCGACGCCATCCTGGCCCATCTCAAGGGCTGA
- a CDS encoding NarK family nitrate/nitrite MFS transporter, whose product MEIRNKANRIRLLNGKMPQMRAFHFSWFAFHLCFFGWFGIAPLMAVVRDDLGLTKTQIGNTIIASVAITIVVRLVIGVLCDRIGPRRAYTWLLCLGALPVMSIGLADSFETFLLARLAIGAIGASFVITQYHTSVMFAPNVVGTANATSAGWGNLGGGTTQIVMPLIFSGILMLGVSETLGWRLAMVVPGIVMLLTGIAYYRFTQDAPDGNFDELRARGELPPASGEHGMGASFKAAAKDVRVWALFVVYAACFGVELTINNIAAIYYFDNFDLSLATAGMIAGLFGLMNLFARTLGGIFSDLFARQGGLKGRVRWLFIAMLCEGVALMFFSQMHVLALAIGIMLVFSLFVQMAEGATFGVVPFINKKALGAVAGIVGAGGNAGAVAAGFLFRAESLSYQQGLFYLGIAVILASLCALVVRFSPEVEAEEQAAYREAASGAEEGALSLR is encoded by the coding sequence ATGGAAATCCGCAACAAGGCCAACAGGATCCGTCTGCTCAACGGGAAGATGCCGCAGATGCGTGCCTTCCACTTCTCGTGGTTCGCCTTCCACCTCTGCTTCTTCGGCTGGTTCGGCATCGCCCCGCTGATGGCGGTGGTGCGAGACGACCTCGGGCTGACCAAGACCCAGATCGGCAACACCATCATCGCCTCGGTGGCCATCACCATCGTGGTGCGCCTGGTCATCGGCGTACTGTGCGACCGCATCGGCCCGCGCCGCGCCTATACCTGGCTGCTGTGCCTGGGGGCGCTGCCGGTGATGAGCATCGGCCTGGCCGACAGCTTCGAGACCTTCCTGCTGGCGCGCCTGGCCATCGGCGCCATCGGCGCCTCCTTCGTGATCACCCAGTACCACACCTCGGTGATGTTCGCCCCCAACGTGGTGGGCACCGCCAACGCCACCTCCGCCGGCTGGGGCAACCTCGGCGGCGGCACCACCCAGATCGTGATGCCGCTGATCTTCTCCGGCATCCTGATGCTCGGCGTCAGCGAGACCCTCGGCTGGCGCCTGGCGATGGTCGTGCCGGGGATCGTGATGCTGCTCACCGGCATCGCCTACTACCGCTTCACCCAGGATGCCCCGGACGGCAACTTCGATGAGCTGCGCGCCCGCGGCGAGCTGCCGCCGGCCAGCGGCGAGCACGGCATGGGCGCCAGCTTCAAGGCCGCCGCCAAGGACGTGCGCGTCTGGGCCCTGTTCGTGGTCTACGCCGCCTGCTTCGGCGTCGAGCTGACCATCAACAACATCGCCGCCATCTATTACTTCGACAACTTCGACCTGAGCCTGGCCACCGCCGGCATGATCGCCGGCCTGTTCGGGCTGATGAATCTCTTCGCGCGCACCCTGGGCGGCATCTTCTCCGACCTGTTCGCCCGCCAGGGCGGGCTCAAGGGCCGGGTCCGCTGGCTGTTCATCGCCATGCTGTGCGAAGGCGTGGCACTGATGTTCTTCTCGCAGATGCATGTGCTGGCGCTGGCTATCGGCATCATGCTGGTGTTCAGCCTGTTCGTGCAGATGGCCGAGGGCGCGACCTTCGGCGTGGTGCCCTTCATCAACAAGAAGGCGCTGGGCGCGGTGGCAGGCATCGTCGGCGCCGGCGGCAACGCCGGAGCGGTCGCCGCCGGTTTCCTGTTCCGCGCCGAGTCGCTCTCCTACCAGCAGGGGCTGTTCTATCTCGGCATCGCCGTGATCCTCGCCTCCCTGTGCGCCCTGGTGGTGCGCTTCTCGCCCGAGGTCGAGGCCGAGGAACAGGCCGCCTACCGCGAGGCCGCCAGCGGTGCGGAAGAAGGCGCGCTGTCGCTGCGCTGA
- a CDS encoding PhoX family protein, translating to MSKEIEDHRLLNPSSNEPFSSVLEKHVSRRRVMQGGLGMAAMAMLGGFGMGGLAGRAEAAGAEKTPLSLAFEAIRGSRTDAVVVPAGYTAQVLIPWGTPLNGQAPAWREDLAFTADIQANSVGMHHDGMHHFALDEGSASRRFLLAMNNEYIDQAALWAPKGGPTNAEQGKRPAEEVRTEINAHGVTVVELQKMDGGRWGHVADSSYNRRYTSATEMALSGPVAGSDYVKTKYSPDGTLTRGTNNNCANGYTPWGTYLTCEENWPGYFIKDADRQLDDDRLGISTGRGRYGWETAAGDASERNDEFARFNATPTGDSALDDYRNEPRTFGYIVEIDPYTGERAVKRTALGRFRHEGCWPGKLVAGEPVVFYTGHDSRNEYIYKFVSEALWDPADANRPGADVDRLALGAKYMDAGTLYVARFDADGSGEWLPLTPDAETRDGRTLAEALGLAADDQAGVIIHTCDAADLMGATPMDRPEWGAVDPASGEVYMTLTNNSQRTEEGTAATYTNDGDDIQETGVGYATAPTNAANPRAENEGGQVIRWREHAGSTRFDWEVFVFGAAAGDADNLSGLTELNQFASPDGLHYDDRGDGQGILWIETDNGYTNVTEYTNDQVLAVVPQNVSQAEGDASVVGGGDQARLKRFAVGPNGCEVTGICFTPDKTAMFINIQHPGNWPAGDDATAETQGSVRPRASTVVIQREDGGRIGV from the coding sequence ATGAGCAAGGAAATCGAAGATCATCGCCTGTTGAACCCGAGCAGCAACGAGCCGTTCTCCTCGGTGCTGGAGAAGCATGTCTCGCGCCGTCGCGTGATGCAGGGCGGACTCGGCATGGCGGCCATGGCGATGCTGGGCGGCTTCGGCATGGGCGGTCTGGCCGGGCGTGCCGAGGCCGCGGGCGCCGAGAAGACGCCGCTGTCGCTGGCCTTCGAGGCCATTCGTGGTTCACGTACCGACGCCGTGGTCGTGCCGGCCGGCTATACCGCTCAGGTGCTGATTCCCTGGGGGACGCCGCTCAACGGCCAGGCCCCGGCCTGGCGCGAGGACCTGGCCTTTACCGCCGACATCCAGGCCAACAGCGTCGGCATGCACCACGACGGCATGCACCACTTCGCCCTGGACGAGGGCTCTGCCTCGCGCCGCTTCCTGCTGGCGATGAACAACGAGTACATCGACCAGGCCGCCCTCTGGGCGCCCAAGGGCGGGCCCACCAACGCCGAGCAAGGCAAGCGTCCGGCCGAGGAGGTGCGCACCGAGATCAACGCCCATGGCGTGACCGTGGTCGAGCTGCAGAAGATGGACGGCGGTCGCTGGGGCCACGTGGCGGATTCCTCCTATAACCGCCGCTATACCAGCGCCACCGAGATGGCGCTGAGTGGCCCGGTGGCGGGCAGCGACTACGTCAAGACCAAGTACTCCCCTGACGGCACCCTGACGCGCGGTACCAACAACAACTGCGCCAACGGCTATACCCCCTGGGGGACCTACCTGACCTGCGAGGAGAACTGGCCGGGCTACTTCATCAAGGATGCCGACCGCCAGCTCGACGACGATCGCCTCGGGATTTCCACCGGGCGTGGCCGCTACGGCTGGGAAACCGCCGCCGGCGATGCCAGCGAGCGCAACGACGAGTTCGCTCGCTTCAATGCCACCCCGACGGGCGACTCGGCCCTCGACGACTATCGCAACGAGCCGCGCACCTTCGGCTACATCGTCGAGATCGATCCCTACACCGGCGAACGCGCCGTCAAGCGCACCGCCCTGGGGCGCTTCCGTCACGAGGGCTGCTGGCCGGGCAAGCTGGTCGCCGGCGAGCCAGTGGTGTTCTACACCGGTCACGACTCGCGCAACGAGTACATCTACAAGTTCGTCTCCGAGGCCCTCTGGGACCCGGCGGATGCCAACCGCCCGGGCGCCGACGTCGATCGCCTGGCGCTCGGCGCCAAGTACATGGACGCGGGCACCCTCTACGTGGCCCGCTTCGATGCCGACGGCTCCGGCGAGTGGTTGCCGCTGACCCCGGACGCCGAGACCCGCGACGGGCGCACCCTCGCCGAGGCCCTGGGCCTGGCCGCGGACGATCAGGCCGGCGTGATCATCCACACCTGCGACGCCGCCGACCTGATGGGCGCCACGCCCATGGACCGCCCGGAGTGGGGCGCGGTGGACCCGGCCTCCGGCGAGGTCTACATGACCCTGACCAACAACTCCCAGCGCACCGAGGAAGGTACTGCCGCGACCTACACCAACGACGGCGACGATATTCAGGAAACGGGTGTGGGCTATGCCACGGCGCCGACCAACGCCGCCAATCCGCGGGCCGAGAACGAGGGCGGCCAGGTGATTCGCTGGCGCGAGCATGCCGGCTCGACGCGCTTCGACTGGGAGGTGTTCGTGTTCGGCGCGGCGGCCGGCGATGCCGATAACCTCTCCGGGCTGACCGAGCTCAACCAGTTCGCCAGCCCCGACGGTCTGCACTACGACGATCGCGGCGACGGCCAGGGCATCCTGTGGATCGAGACCGACAACGGCTACACCAACGTGACGGAGTACACCAACGACCAGGTGCTGGCGGTGGTGCCCCAGAACGTCAGCCAGGCCGAGGGCGATGCCTCGGTGGTCGGCGGCGGTGACCAGGCCCGGCTCAAGCGCTTCGCGGTCGGTCCCAACGGCTGCGAGGTGACCGGCATCTGCTTCACGCCGGACAAGACGGCGATGTTCATCAACATCCAGCACCCCGGGAACTGGCCGGCCGGCGATGACGCCACCGCCGAGACCCAGGGCAGCGTGCGGCCGCGGGCCTCCACGGTGGTGATCCAGCGCGAGGACGGTGGCCGCATCGGCGTCTGA
- a CDS encoding SDR family oxidoreductase, translating to MEQVLLITGASSGIGAATARAASREGYKLVLTARARERLEPLTQELGPENVLSVALDVTDMAAQQAMVEQILERFGRLDAVFANAGRGGSPGGFSGADHEAWREMLLTNVYGLGLTVQATLPALRRTRGHMLLTGSAAGRATIPGSMYGATKWAVTGLGYNLREELRGSGIRVTLIEPGMVDTPFFDEPPEHALAARDIAAAALYALGQPAHVDVNEILVRPTPPLSDA from the coding sequence ATGGAACAGGTACTGTTGATCACCGGCGCCTCCAGCGGCATCGGTGCGGCCACGGCCCGCGCGGCATCGCGCGAGGGCTACAAGCTGGTGCTGACGGCCCGGGCGCGCGAGCGCCTCGAGCCCCTGACCCAGGAGCTGGGGCCGGAGAACGTGCTGAGCGTGGCCCTGGACGTGACCGACATGGCCGCCCAGCAGGCCATGGTGGAACAGATCCTCGAGCGCTTCGGACGCCTCGACGCAGTCTTCGCCAATGCCGGCCGCGGCGGCTCGCCCGGCGGCTTCAGCGGCGCCGATCACGAGGCCTGGCGAGAGATGCTGCTGACCAACGTCTATGGCCTGGGGCTCACCGTGCAGGCCACCCTGCCGGCGCTGCGAAGGACGCGCGGCCACATGCTGCTCACCGGCTCGGCCGCGGGTCGCGCCACCATCCCAGGCTCGATGTACGGCGCCACCAAGTGGGCGGTGACAGGTCTCGGCTATAACCTGCGGGAAGAGTTGCGTGGCAGCGGCATTCGCGTGACCCTGATCGAGCCGGGCATGGTCGACACGCCCTTCTTCGACGAGCCCCCCGAGCATGCCCTGGCGGCCCGCGATATCGCGGCGGCCGCGCTCTATGCACTCGGCCAGCCGGCACACGTGGACGTCAACGAGATCCTGGTTCGCCCCACGCCGCCGCTGTCCGACGCGTGA
- a CDS encoding murein L,D-transpeptidase catalytic domain family protein: MPLPRSRGRRLAPLLAAALLLATPASARDFLSRAITPLAPPSPLANRLTHLAPTADPQVLRLAAQALSCADPGAERLAVIDFSLPSTEQRLWVFDLVRDRLMFRELVSHGQGSGDAMASEFSNVPESHQSSIGLFRTLNSYEGSNGYSLRLEGLEPGINDQAFQRAIVMHGADYVSEAFIERTGRLGRSHGCPAVREEIAVPLIDSLKESQYLFTYYPDPEWLADSAFLRCPRDDRQLASVTR, translated from the coding sequence ATGCCCTTGCCGCGTTCAAGGGGCCGACGCCTGGCCCCGCTGCTGGCCGCCGCCCTGCTGCTGGCCACGCCCGCCTCGGCGCGGGACTTCCTCTCCCGGGCGATCACGCCGCTGGCACCGCCTTCCCCGCTGGCGAACCGCCTGACGCACCTCGCCCCCACCGCCGACCCGCAGGTCCTGCGCCTGGCGGCCCAGGCCCTCTCCTGCGCCGATCCCGGCGCCGAGCGGCTGGCGGTGATCGACTTCTCGCTGCCCTCCACCGAGCAGCGGCTGTGGGTCTTCGACCTGGTCCGAGACCGGCTGATGTTCCGCGAGCTGGTCTCTCACGGCCAGGGCTCCGGTGACGCCATGGCCAGCGAGTTCTCCAACGTGCCGGAGAGCCATCAATCGAGCATCGGCCTGTTCCGCACCCTCAACAGCTACGAGGGCAGCAACGGCTACTCGCTGCGCCTCGAGGGCCTGGAGCCCGGCATCAACGACCAGGCCTTCCAGCGCGCCATCGTCATGCACGGCGCCGACTACGTCAGCGAGGCATTCATCGAGCGCACCGGCCGCCTGGGGCGCAGCCACGGCTGTCCGGCGGTGCGCGAGGAGATCGCCGTACCGCTGATCGACAGCCTCAAGGAAAGCCAGTACCTCTTCACCTACTACCCCGATCCCGAGTGGCTGGCCGACTCGGCCTTCCTGCGCTGCCCCCGAGACGACCGTCAGCTGGCGTCCGTGACGCGCTGA